One segment of Comamonas thiooxydans DNA contains the following:
- a CDS encoding LysR family transcriptional regulator, which produces MPSSRDVLTPDSLAMLQAIAETGSFAAAARSLGLVPSALTYRVRQIEDALDVLLFDRSSRHAQATEAGQALLREGARLLQEIDAVAHRVKRVATGWEPQLTIVIDGAVARTPIFELVEAFYALTPPTTLKLRDGILNGTLEVLTSGHADLAIGVAVNTSNVSELQTREIGEIDFVFAVAPHHPLARLDEPLSDELLLQHRMVAVADSGVRSNTSFGLVNGQDVLTVDSMQAKLEAQIRGIGAGFLPRGMVQAYLDAGLLVTRQVQRASRNLRLHYAWPGPAHRTPGRALQWWLTQLESPATRKALMENHHRQ; this is translated from the coding sequence ATGCCCAGCTCCCGCGATGTGCTCACCCCCGACAGCCTGGCCATGCTGCAGGCCATTGCCGAAACCGGCAGCTTTGCCGCCGCAGCGCGCTCCCTGGGCCTGGTGCCAAGTGCACTGACCTACCGCGTGCGCCAGATCGAAGATGCGCTCGATGTGCTGCTGTTTGACCGCAGCTCGCGCCATGCCCAGGCTACGGAGGCCGGCCAGGCCTTGCTGCGCGAAGGCGCCCGCCTGCTGCAGGAGATCGACGCCGTGGCGCACCGCGTCAAGCGTGTGGCCACGGGCTGGGAGCCGCAGCTGACCATCGTCATCGACGGGGCCGTGGCCCGCACGCCCATCTTCGAGCTGGTCGAAGCCTTCTATGCGCTGACTCCGCCCACCACGCTTAAGCTGCGTGACGGCATTCTCAACGGCACACTGGAAGTGCTGACCAGCGGCCATGCCGATCTGGCCATTGGCGTGGCGGTCAACACCAGCAATGTCTCCGAGCTGCAGACGCGCGAGATCGGGGAGATAGATTTCGTCTTCGCCGTCGCGCCGCACCACCCCCTGGCCAGACTCGATGAGCCGCTGTCCGACGAATTGCTGCTGCAGCATCGCATGGTGGCCGTGGCCGACTCGGGCGTGCGCAGCAACACCAGCTTTGGCCTGGTCAACGGCCAGGACGTGCTTACCGTGGACAGCATGCAGGCCAAGCTGGAGGCCCAGATACGCGGCATTGGCGCCGGCTTTCTGCCACGCGGCATGGTTCAGGCCTATCTCGATGCAGGCCTGCTGGTCACAAGACAGGTGCAGCGCGCCAGTCGCAATCTGCGCCTGCACTATGCATGGCCCGGCCCCGCCCACCGCACGCCAGGACGCGCCCTTCAGTGGTGGCTGACGCAACTGGAAAGCCCCGCTACGCGCAAGGCGCTTATGGAAAACCATCACCGTCAATAA
- the smpB gene encoding SsrA-binding protein SmpB translates to MAKKPETSSRIADNKKAAFNYFFEERHEAGMVLHGWEVKALRSGKVQLTDGYVLIKDGELFLLGCQINPLKTASTHVNPDSARIKKLLLKKDEIKRLVGKVEQKGYTLVPINLHWKNGYVKCEIALAKGKAEHDKRDVIKDREGKREVERAMKNRNR, encoded by the coding sequence ATGGCCAAGAAACCAGAAACATCGTCGCGCATTGCCGACAATAAAAAAGCAGCTTTCAACTATTTCTTCGAGGAGCGCCACGAAGCCGGCATGGTGCTGCACGGCTGGGAGGTCAAGGCCCTGCGCAGCGGCAAGGTGCAGCTCACCGATGGCTATGTGCTGATCAAGGACGGAGAGCTGTTCCTGCTGGGCTGCCAGATCAACCCGCTCAAGACGGCTTCCACCCACGTCAATCCCGACTCGGCACGTATCAAGAAGCTGCTCTTGAAAAAGGACGAGATCAAGCGCCTCGTCGGCAAGGTGGAGCAAAAGGGCTATACCCTGGTGCCCATCAATCTGCACTGGAAGAACGGTTACGTGAAATGCGAGATCGCCCTGGCCAAGGGCAAGGCCGAGCATGACAAGCGCGATGTGATCAAGGACCGAGAAGGCAAGCGCGAGGTGGAGCGCGCCATGAAAAATCGCAACCGTTGA
- a CDS encoding RnfH family protein, which yields MADALPEVIDITVCLSPCSGAVQEALLQLPAGSTVQQALDAMTAPTALSDLQLPEPLAGMVGIWGKVANPGQVLKHGDRLEVYRPLTVDPKVARRERFARQGARSAGLFKRQRDGAKAGY from the coding sequence ATGGCTGATGCTCTGCCCGAGGTTATCGACATCACGGTCTGCCTATCGCCCTGCTCCGGCGCCGTGCAGGAAGCCTTGTTACAGCTTCCCGCTGGCAGCACTGTCCAGCAGGCGCTGGACGCCATGACCGCCCCAACAGCCTTGTCGGACCTGCAACTGCCCGAACCCTTGGCCGGCATGGTCGGCATCTGGGGCAAAGTCGCGAATCCGGGCCAGGTTCTCAAGCATGGAGATCGTCTGGAGGTCTATCGACCGCTGACCGTAGACCCCAAGGTTGCCCGACGCGAACGCTTTGCCCGTCAGGGCGCGCGCAGCGCCGGGCTTTTCAAACGCCAGAGAGACGGAGCCAAGGCTGGCTACTAG
- a CDS encoding DUF4259 domain-containing protein, which yields MGTWSHGNFDNDTALDWLADITGQLIDEIAEALDSPEALQAGEPESDLVPCRIELLCAMAESGMHPLWPDLQTLEQWKATYLQAWDQSIDELEPEEGYKQDRRVAIIETFDRMIALAAAEEEEGAEEDWGEE from the coding sequence ATGGGTACTTGGTCGCACGGCAATTTCGATAACGACACCGCATTGGACTGGCTGGCGGATATCACGGGCCAGCTCATCGATGAAATTGCCGAGGCCCTGGACTCGCCCGAGGCCTTGCAGGCGGGCGAGCCCGAGTCTGATCTGGTTCCCTGCCGCATCGAGCTTCTGTGCGCCATGGCCGAAAGCGGCATGCATCCGCTGTGGCCGGATCTGCAGACGCTGGAGCAATGGAAAGCCACTTATCTGCAGGCCTGGGACCAGAGCATCGACGAGCTGGAGCCGGAAGAAGGCTACAAGCAGGACCGTCGCGTCGCAATCATCGAGACCTTCGACCGCATGATCGCTCTGGCCGCAGCAGAAGAGGAAGAGGGCGCCGAGGAAGACTGGGGCGAAGAGTAA
- a CDS encoding DoxX family protein: MLNQLRNPLDLAGRVLIALLFLPAGIQKISGFAGTVGYAASAGMPMPQVAVAVGLVIEIVGGLAILLGWHTRCAALILGFFTLIASFFFHNFWGVPAEAAMMQQLLFWKNIAVVGGLLGYAAHGAGAWSMDARKG; this comes from the coding sequence ATGTTGAATCAATTGCGAAATCCTCTGGACTTGGCAGGCCGTGTGCTGATTGCCCTGCTGTTTCTGCCAGCAGGCATTCAGAAAATCAGCGGCTTTGCGGGCACCGTGGGTTATGCAGCATCGGCGGGCATGCCCATGCCCCAGGTGGCGGTGGCGGTGGGCCTGGTGATCGAGATCGTGGGCGGTCTGGCCATATTGCTGGGCTGGCACACGCGCTGCGCGGCCTTGATCCTGGGATTCTTCACGCTGATCGCCAGCTTCTTCTTCCATAACTTCTGGGGCGTGCCTGCAGAGGCCGCCATGATGCAGCAGTTGCTGTTCTGGAAGAACATCGCCGTGGTCGGGGGCCTGCTTGGTTATGCGGCTCATGGAGCAGGCGCCTGGAGCATGGACGCCCGCAAAGGCTGA
- the alaS gene encoding alanine--tRNA ligase, which produces MSTPTFSVADIRKTFLDFYASKGHTVVASSSLVPGNDPTLMFTNSGMVQFKDVFLGTDKRPYNRATSVQACLRAGGKHNDLENVGYTARHHTFFEMLGNWSFGDYFKKESIEWGWELLTKVFGLPAEKLLATVYHEDDEAYDIWKNVIGLPAERIIRIGDNKGGKYKSDNFWMMADTGPCGPCSEIFYDHGEHIAGGPPGSPDEDGDRFIEIWNHVFMQFDMKEDGSVVKLPAPCVDTGMGLERLAAILQHVHSNYEIDLFQALIKAAGRETHTEDLSTPSLKVIADHIRATSFLVSDGVIPSNEGRGYVQRRIIRRAIRHGYKLGQKTPFFHKLVADLVVQMGDAYPKLKEQEAHITSVLKAEEERFFETLANGMEILDSALAGDVKVLPGDVAFKLHDTYGFPLDLSNDVARERGVTVDEAGFNAAMQHQKETARAAGKFKMDRALEYTGDANVFTGYDKLAEAAKIVALYADGVSVNELQAGQNGVVVLDTTPFYAESGGQVGDQGVIAAGGNRFAVEDTLKIKADVFGHHGQLESGSLKVGDAVEAQVDTAVRAATMRNHSVTHIMHKALREVLGGHVQQKGSLVNAERTRFDFAHNAPVTAEQIREIEARVNAEVLANTATDARVMDIESAQKTGAMMLFGEKYGETVRVLDIGSSRELCGGTHVSRTGDIGLFKVVGESGVAAGVRRIEGITGENALAYLQSLESTVDQAAAAFKAPVAELTNRIGGALDQIKALEKEIAALKGKLASSQGDELATQAADVNGVKVLAAKLEGADAKTLRDTMDKLKDKLGAAVIVLVAVDGDKVQLAAGVTKAETAKVKAGELVNFVAQQVGGKGGGKPDMAMAGGTDAAAVPAALASVQAWVAERL; this is translated from the coding sequence ATGAGTACACCCACTTTTTCCGTTGCGGACATCCGCAAGACGTTCCTGGATTTCTACGCTTCCAAGGGCCACACGGTTGTCGCGTCCAGCTCGCTGGTTCCCGGCAACGATCCGACGCTGATGTTCACCAACTCCGGCATGGTGCAGTTCAAGGATGTGTTCCTCGGCACGGACAAGCGTCCCTACAATCGCGCAACTTCGGTGCAGGCCTGCCTGCGCGCCGGCGGCAAGCACAACGACCTGGAAAACGTGGGCTACACCGCGCGCCACCACACGTTCTTCGAAATGCTGGGCAACTGGTCCTTCGGCGACTACTTCAAGAAGGAGTCCATCGAGTGGGGCTGGGAGCTGCTGACCAAGGTTTTCGGCCTGCCCGCCGAGAAGCTGCTGGCCACGGTCTATCACGAAGACGACGAAGCCTATGACATCTGGAAGAACGTCATCGGCCTGCCTGCCGAGCGCATCATTCGCATCGGCGACAACAAGGGCGGCAAGTACAAGAGCGACAACTTCTGGATGATGGCCGACACTGGCCCCTGCGGCCCCTGCTCGGAAATCTTCTACGACCACGGCGAGCACATTGCCGGCGGCCCTCCCGGCTCGCCTGACGAAGACGGCGACCGCTTCATCGAGATCTGGAACCATGTGTTCATGCAGTTCGACATGAAGGAAGACGGCTCCGTGGTGAAGCTGCCTGCGCCCTGCGTGGACACCGGCATGGGCCTGGAGCGTCTGGCTGCCATCCTGCAGCATGTGCACAGCAACTACGAGATCGACCTGTTCCAGGCATTGATCAAGGCTGCCGGCCGCGAAACCCACACAGAAGATCTGAGCACTCCTTCCCTGAAGGTGATTGCCGACCATATCCGCGCGACCTCCTTCCTGGTGTCCGACGGTGTGATTCCTTCCAACGAAGGTCGCGGCTATGTGCAGCGCCGCATCATCCGTCGAGCCATCCGTCACGGCTACAAGCTGGGTCAGAAGACTCCCTTCTTCCACAAGCTGGTGGCCGACCTGGTTGTCCAGATGGGCGATGCCTATCCCAAGCTCAAGGAGCAGGAAGCGCATATCACCAGCGTGCTCAAGGCCGAGGAAGAGCGTTTCTTCGAGACCCTGGCCAACGGCATGGAAATCCTGGACAGCGCACTGGCCGGTGACGTCAAGGTGCTGCCCGGCGATGTGGCCTTCAAGCTGCATGACACCTACGGCTTCCCGCTGGACCTGTCCAACGACGTGGCGCGCGAGCGTGGCGTGACGGTGGACGAGGCAGGCTTCAACGCCGCCATGCAGCACCAGAAGGAAACGGCCCGCGCAGCCGGCAAGTTCAAGATGGACCGCGCGCTGGAATACACGGGGGACGCCAATGTGTTCACCGGCTACGACAAGCTGGCCGAGGCTGCCAAGATCGTCGCGCTGTACGCCGATGGCGTGAGCGTGAATGAACTCCAGGCCGGCCAAAACGGTGTCGTGGTGCTGGACACAACCCCCTTCTACGCCGAATCCGGCGGCCAGGTCGGCGACCAGGGCGTGATTGCCGCAGGCGGAAACCGCTTTGCCGTGGAAGATACGCTCAAGATCAAGGCCGATGTATTCGGTCACCACGGCCAGCTGGAATCCGGCAGCCTGAAGGTGGGCGATGCCGTTGAAGCACAGGTGGATACCGCCGTGCGCGCTGCGACCATGCGCAACCACTCGGTCACACACATCATGCACAAGGCCTTGCGCGAAGTGCTGGGCGGCCATGTGCAGCAAAAGGGCTCGCTAGTCAATGCCGAGCGTACCCGCTTCGACTTTGCGCACAACGCCCCGGTGACGGCCGAGCAGATCCGCGAGATCGAAGCCCGCGTCAATGCCGAGGTGCTGGCCAACACCGCTACCGATGCGCGCGTGATGGATATCGAGTCGGCCCAGAAGACCGGCGCGATGATGCTGTTCGGCGAGAAGTACGGCGAAACCGTGCGCGTGCTGGACATCGGCTCCAGCCGCGAACTCTGTGGCGGCACTCATGTCAGCCGTACCGGCGACATCGGCCTGTTCAAGGTGGTGGGCGAATCCGGTGTGGCCGCTGGCGTGCGCCGTATCGAAGGCATTACCGGCGAAAACGCGCTGGCCTATCTGCAGTCGCTGGAGTCCACTGTGGACCAGGCTGCAGCCGCTTTCAAGGCCCCTGTGGCCGAGCTGACCAACCGCATCGGCGGTGCACTGGATCAGATCAAGGCACTGGAAAAGGAAATCGCTGCGCTCAAGGGCAAGCTGGCTTCCAGCCAGGGTGATGAACTGGCCACGCAGGCAGCCGACGTCAATGGTGTCAAGGTGCTGGCCGCCAAGCTCGAAGGCGCCGATGCCAAGACCTTGCGCGACACCATGGACAAGCTCAAGGACAAGCTGGGCGCAGCCGTGATCGTGCTGGTTGCCGTGGATGGCGACAAGGTGCAATTGGCTGCAGGCGTGACCAAGGCTGAAACTGCCAAGGTCAAGGCTGGCGAGCTGGTGAACTTTGTGGCCCAGCAAGTGGGCGGCAAGGGCGGTGGCAAGCCCGATATGGCTATGGCCGGTGGCACCGACGCCGCAGCCGTGCCCGCAGCGCTGGCCAGCGTGCAGGCCTGGGTGGCCGAGCGCCTGTAA
- the trmB gene encoding tRNA (guanosine(46)-N7)-methyltransferase TrmB, producing MAENVPAADASAASQGQAPEGVAYPKTIKSYVRRAGRTTTGQAKAFEELGPRFLLQYQKAPLDATAAYGRGGKLILEIGFGMGEATAHIARVRPDDNFLCCEVHEPGVGALLKRIGEQEIENIRILQHDAVEVIDNMLPEASIDGVHIFFPDPWHKKKHNKRRLIQSPLIAKLAARIKPGGYIHCATDWEPYAVQILEVLNAEPMLQNTAENYAEKPDYRPLTKFENRGIRLGHGVWDLVFRKK from the coding sequence ATGGCCGAAAACGTGCCAGCCGCTGACGCATCCGCAGCATCCCAAGGCCAGGCGCCCGAAGGCGTGGCCTATCCCAAGACCATCAAAAGCTATGTACGCCGCGCCGGCCGTACCACCACGGGCCAGGCCAAGGCTTTTGAAGAACTGGGTCCGCGCTTTCTGCTGCAATACCAGAAGGCTCCTCTGGACGCCACAGCCGCCTATGGCCGCGGCGGCAAGCTGATTCTGGAGATCGGCTTCGGCATGGGTGAAGCCACCGCCCATATCGCCCGCGTGCGCCCCGACGATAATTTCCTGTGCTGCGAAGTGCACGAGCCCGGCGTGGGCGCGCTGCTCAAGCGCATTGGCGAGCAGGAGATCGAGAACATCCGCATCCTGCAGCACGATGCCGTGGAAGTCATCGACAACATGCTGCCCGAAGCCTCGATCGACGGCGTGCACATCTTCTTCCCCGATCCCTGGCACAAGAAAAAGCACAACAAGCGCCGCCTGATCCAGAGCCCGCTGATCGCCAAGCTGGCCGCTCGCATCAAGCCCGGTGGCTACATCCACTGCGCCACCGACTGGGAGCCCTATGCAGTGCAGATTCTGGAAGTGCTGAACGCAGAACCCATGCTGCAGAACACGGCCGAGAACTACGCCGAAAAGCCCGACTACCGCCCCCTGACCAAATTCGAAAACCGCGGCATTCGCCTCGGTCATGGCGTCTGGGATCTGGTGTTCAGGAAGAAGTAA
- a CDS encoding flavodoxin family protein produces the protein MSNIVVVYHSGYGHTQRMAQSVAQGAGAQLLAIDADGNLPEGGWEQLAAADAIVFGAPTYMAAPSWQFKKFADASSKAWFAQAWKDKLFAGFTNSASVQGDKQVTLDYFYHLAMQHGGVWVGLGLLPSNTKAAQRNDVNWMGSFCGAMAQSPSDSSAGEMAGGDLETARQFGERVAKAAARWAR, from the coding sequence ATGAGCAATATCGTTGTGGTCTACCACTCCGGCTACGGCCATACCCAGCGCATGGCGCAATCCGTGGCCCAGGGCGCGGGCGCACAACTGCTGGCCATCGACGCCGATGGCAATCTGCCCGAGGGCGGCTGGGAGCAGCTGGCCGCGGCCGATGCCATCGTCTTCGGCGCGCCGACCTATATGGCCGCTCCGAGCTGGCAATTCAAGAAATTTGCCGATGCCTCGTCCAAGGCCTGGTTTGCCCAGGCCTGGAAGGACAAGCTGTTTGCCGGCTTTACCAACAGCGCGAGTGTGCAGGGCGACAAGCAGGTCACGCTCGATTATTTCTACCACCTGGCCATGCAGCATGGCGGCGTGTGGGTGGGACTGGGCCTGCTGCCTTCGAACACCAAGGCCGCCCAGCGCAACGATGTGAACTGGATGGGCAGCTTCTGCGGTGCCATGGCGCAGTCGCCCTCTGACTCATCGGCCGGCGAGATGGCCGGCGGTGATCTGGAAACCGCACGCCAGTTTGGCGAGCGCGTGGCCAAGGCCGCAGCGCGCTGGGCCAGATAA
- a CDS encoding DUF4124 domain-containing protein translates to MHAIKFALFAAIACCTVPAIAQWQWIDGQGRKVFSDRAPPADIPAKNILRSPGGAKPAAPVAVPEASAAAAKPSADKGVDKGLEEQKRKMQEQEAAKTQADRLQKEKQRQDNCNRARQAKATLASGRLLSQVNAKGERGFMDEAARDAEIKRADAVIASDCGPMAEPAQ, encoded by the coding sequence ATGCACGCCATCAAGTTCGCTTTGTTTGCAGCCATTGCCTGCTGCACGGTCCCCGCAATTGCCCAGTGGCAATGGATTGATGGTCAGGGGCGCAAGGTGTTCAGCGACAGGGCTCCGCCGGCCGATATCCCTGCCAAGAATATTTTGCGCAGCCCCGGTGGCGCAAAGCCTGCGGCGCCTGTGGCCGTGCCTGAAGCCAGTGCGGCTGCCGCCAAGCCTTCGGCGGACAAAGGCGTGGACAAAGGGCTGGAAGAGCAAAAGCGCAAGATGCAGGAGCAGGAAGCAGCCAAGACCCAGGCCGACAGACTGCAGAAGGAAAAGCAGCGCCAGGACAATTGCAATCGTGCCAGGCAGGCCAAGGCAACCCTGGCGTCGGGCCGCTTGCTCTCCCAGGTGAATGCCAAGGGCGAACGTGGCTTCATGGACGAGGCTGCGCGCGATGCCGAGATCAAGCGCGCCGATGCCGTGATTGCTTCCGATTGCGGGCCCATGGCAGAGCCGGCGCAATAG
- a CDS encoding pirin family protein translates to MMTLRKSQERGYADHGWLKSYHSFSFAGYYDPRHMGFGNLRVINEDRIAPGTGFGSHGHRDMEIISYVLEGALSHKDSMGNETPILPGEVQRMSAGSGVVHSEQNYAKEQTTHFLQIWLLPACTGIEPGYAQKTFSEAQKRGRLCLVASPDGAEGSVPMNADARLYAGLFDAEEAADVALPAGRKTYVHLVRGELDVNGQKLTSGDAALIENEERLRLANGRAAEVLVFDLEP, encoded by the coding sequence ATGATGACTCTGCGCAAATCCCAGGAACGCGGCTACGCCGACCACGGCTGGCTCAAGTCCTATCACAGCTTTTCGTTTGCCGGTTACTACGACCCGCGCCATATGGGGTTCGGCAATCTGCGCGTGATCAACGAAGATCGGATTGCCCCCGGAACGGGCTTTGGCTCGCACGGCCACCGTGATATGGAAATCATCAGCTATGTGCTCGAAGGTGCGCTCTCGCACAAGGACAGCATGGGCAATGAGACCCCCATCCTGCCTGGAGAGGTGCAGCGCATGAGCGCGGGCTCGGGGGTGGTGCACAGCGAGCAGAACTACGCCAAGGAGCAGACCACGCACTTTCTGCAGATCTGGCTGCTGCCCGCATGCACAGGTATCGAGCCAGGTTATGCCCAGAAGACATTCAGCGAGGCGCAAAAGCGTGGACGTCTGTGTCTGGTGGCTTCACCCGATGGTGCCGAGGGCTCGGTTCCCATGAATGCCGATGCACGCTTGTATGCCGGTCTGTTCGATGCAGAGGAGGCTGCCGATGTGGCCCTGCCGGCCGGTCGCAAGACCTATGTGCACCTGGTGCGTGGCGAGCTGGACGTGAATGGACAAAAGCTGACAAGCGGTGACGCTGCACTTATTGAAAATGAGGAGCGCCTGCGCCTTGCCAATGGCCGGGCTGCGGAAGTTCTGGTGTTTGACCTGGAACCTTGA
- the gluQRS gene encoding tRNA glutamyl-Q(34) synthetase GluQRS, translated as MTAALSRPSSSGPCTGPYIGRFAPSPTGPLHAGSLVAALASWLDARAHRGRWLIRIEDIDPPRCQAGADQEILRQLAACGLHSDAPVVWQSQRHALYEKALQQLQAQKMAYPCGCTRKDIEAAWQAQGLAHERHVERPYPGTCRHGLQGKPARAWRFALEQQVHELQENQPQTPYQQAQAATQSKAIGHSFLESKRPVLHWQDRRLGAQQQDLLASVGDFVLRRADGLWAYQLAVVVDDAEQAITDVVRGEDLADNTPRQLMLQCALGLPQPRYLHTPLVCMENGEKLSKQHGAPAVDVSQPLTVLSGAAQQLGLPQAPAVASCSSESPASALPLALDFWVRCWRQTYNIAP; from the coding sequence ATGACTGCGGCCCTCTCCCGTCCCTCCTCCAGCGGTCCCTGTACGGGGCCGTATATCGGGCGCTTTGCGCCCTCTCCCACCGGGCCGCTGCATGCCGGCTCTCTGGTCGCAGCGCTGGCCAGCTGGCTGGATGCACGCGCCCACCGCGGACGCTGGCTGATTCGCATCGAAGACATCGATCCACCACGCTGCCAGGCAGGCGCCGACCAGGAAATCCTGCGCCAGCTGGCCGCCTGCGGCCTGCACTCCGATGCCCCCGTGGTCTGGCAGTCGCAACGCCATGCACTCTATGAAAAAGCCCTGCAACAGCTGCAGGCGCAAAAAATGGCCTACCCCTGCGGCTGCACGCGCAAGGATATCGAAGCCGCCTGGCAGGCACAGGGACTGGCTCACGAGCGCCATGTGGAGCGACCCTACCCCGGAACCTGCCGTCATGGCCTGCAAGGCAAGCCGGCCAGAGCCTGGCGCTTTGCGCTGGAGCAGCAGGTGCATGAATTACAAGAAAATCAGCCCCAAACACCCTACCAACAAGCGCAAGCAGCTACGCAAAGCAAAGCAATCGGGCACTCTTTCCTGGAAAGCAAGCGCCCCGTGCTGCACTGGCAGGACCGGCGTCTGGGCGCGCAGCAGCAAGACCTGCTCGCCAGCGTCGGCGACTTTGTGCTGCGCCGAGCGGACGGGCTCTGGGCCTACCAGCTGGCCGTGGTCGTCGACGATGCCGAGCAAGCCATCACCGATGTGGTGCGCGGCGAAGACCTGGCAGACAACACCCCGCGCCAGCTAATGCTGCAGTGCGCCCTGGGCCTGCCCCAGCCGCGCTATCTGCACACGCCGCTGGTCTGTATGGAAAACGGAGAAAAGCTCTCCAAACAGCATGGCGCACCGGCCGTGGATGTCAGCCAGCCGCTGACCGTGCTTTCTGGCGCGGCGCAGCAGCTCGGCCTGCCACAAGCGCCCGCAGTCGCATCCTGCAGCAGCGAAAGCCCCGCAAGCGCCTTGCCTTTGGCGCTGGACTTCTGGGTCCGGTGCTGGCGCCAAACCTACAATATCGCCCCGTGA
- a CDS encoding NAD(P)/FAD-dependent oxidoreductase, with protein sequence MNASRTRASATASASSPSPHTGAKRIAVIGAGIAGLACARTLLQAGHDVHVYESLTQAGGRMRSVSGPYGSFDIGAQFFTVRDPRFQQVLDTTPGNLRAWSLNSVQTRNAQGRRVDKHTPVRETHWVGMPDMQSLPLAWAAPLWDAGRLHLGQSLRAMSHHIASGSHHSRHQWSLMLDTEDHGPQIAADFDAVVLAVPAPVAAQLLQTAPQGAALARTLAPVEMAPCWAMTLSYPMAAQAGLTTLGPQWNAARSTHERVAWVARESSKPGRAQTERWTIHANPLWSNEHRHDDATRVLAKLQKAFGEITGIRVAPRHASVYLWQHAQTLAPLGRPFSHDPSVGLSLCGDWCLGMRVEDAFVSGLEMGLALA encoded by the coding sequence ATGAATGCTTCCCGCACTCGCGCGTCCGCAACTGCCTCCGCTTCTTCCCCTTCCCCGCATACCGGCGCCAAGCGCATTGCCGTCATCGGCGCGGGCATTGCAGGTCTGGCCTGTGCCCGCACGCTGCTGCAGGCCGGGCACGACGTCCATGTCTATGAGAGCCTGACCCAGGCCGGCGGACGCATGCGCTCGGTCAGCGGCCCCTACGGCAGCTTTGACATCGGCGCCCAGTTCTTCACCGTACGCGACCCGCGCTTTCAGCAAGTGCTGGATACCACGCCCGGCAATCTGCGCGCCTGGAGCCTGAACAGCGTGCAGACCCGCAACGCCCAGGGCCGCAGAGTCGACAAGCACACGCCGGTGCGCGAGACCCACTGGGTCGGCATGCCCGATATGCAGTCCCTGCCACTGGCCTGGGCTGCGCCGCTATGGGATGCAGGACGCCTGCATCTGGGCCAGTCCCTGCGCGCCATGAGCCACCACATTGCCAGCGGCAGCCACCACAGCCGCCACCAATGGTCCCTGATGCTGGATACCGAAGACCACGGCCCGCAGATTGCTGCCGACTTCGACGCCGTGGTGCTGGCAGTGCCGGCGCCCGTGGCCGCGCAGCTGCTGCAGACCGCGCCGCAGGGTGCGGCCCTGGCCAGGACCCTGGCCCCTGTGGAAATGGCCCCCTGCTGGGCCATGACGCTGTCCTACCCCATGGCCGCGCAGGCCGGACTGACCACACTGGGCCCGCAGTGGAATGCCGCACGCAGCACGCATGAGCGCGTTGCCTGGGTGGCCCGCGAGTCTTCCAAACCCGGTCGCGCCCAGACCGAGCGCTGGACGATTCATGCCAACCCGCTGTGGTCCAACGAGCACCGCCACGACGACGCCACGCGCGTGCTTGCCAAGCTGCAAAAGGCCTTCGGCGAGATCACGGGCATCCGCGTTGCACCGCGCCATGCCAGCGTCTACCTCTGGCAGCATGCCCAGACGCTGGCGCCCCTGGGCAGGCCGTTCAGCCACGACCCCTCGGTCGGCCTGAGCCTGTGCGGGGACTGGTGCCTAGGCATGCGGGTGGAAGACGCTTTTGTCTCGGGTCTGGAAATGGGGCTGGCCCTGGCCTGA
- a CDS encoding type II toxin-antitoxin system RatA family toxin, giving the protein MKNVNKSVLIWYSPEEMFALVTDVAHYADFLPWCDHAKILEQDDTGMTAEVGIAFSGLRKSFVTRNTNSSMDDGGKQVSMRLVKGPFSRLEGHWRFHPVGDGTQRACKVELQLDYGFDNGAVAAIIGPVFDRIAGSMVDAFIKRAEQIYG; this is encoded by the coding sequence ATGAAAAACGTCAACAAGTCCGTCCTCATCTGGTACAGCCCCGAAGAAATGTTTGCCCTCGTGACGGACGTGGCCCACTATGCCGACTTTCTGCCCTGGTGCGATCATGCCAAGATTCTGGAGCAGGACGACACAGGTATGACAGCCGAGGTGGGTATTGCGTTCAGCGGACTGCGCAAGTCTTTCGTGACGCGCAACACGAACAGTAGCATGGATGACGGCGGCAAGCAGGTCAGCATGCGTCTGGTCAAAGGACCTTTCTCGCGTCTTGAAGGCCACTGGCGCTTTCATCCCGTAGGCGACGGCACGCAACGCGCCTGCAAGGTCGAGCTGCAGCTGGACTACGGCTTCGACAACGGTGCCGTGGCCGCCATCATCGGCCCGGTCTTCGACCGCATCGCAGGCTCCATGGTCGACGCCTTCATCAAGCGCGCCGAGCAGATCTATGGCTGA